One Methanomassiliicoccales archaeon genomic region harbors:
- the nuoB gene encoding NADH-quinone oxidoreductase subunit NuoB, translated as MALMENMRVRSPWILHFDTGSCNGCDLEVWALLTPKYDVERFGMVNKANPKHADILLLTGPVTKKSEDRLMTLYNQTPGPKVVVACGNCATNGVPFFDCYNVEGGIDRVIPVDVYVPGCACRPEAIIDGVVLAISKWKEKVAAEVPISASEAGPKEEQETVEAPEAKP; from the coding sequence ATGGCCTTGATGGAGAACATGAGGGTGAGATCCCCATGGATACTGCATTTCGACACTGGCAGCTGCAACGGATGTGACCTCGAGGTCTGGGCCCTACTGACCCCGAAATACGATGTGGAAAGGTTCGGCATGGTCAACAAGGCTAACCCAAAGCATGCGGACATTCTGTTGCTGACCGGACCGGTCACAAAGAAGTCGGAGGATCGGCTCATGACCCTGTACAATCAGACCCCAGGACCTAAGGTCGTGGTGGCATGCGGTAATTGTGCCACGAACGGAGTACCGTTCTTCGACTGCTACAACGTGGAAGGGGGCATAGACCGGGTGATCCCGGTCGACGTCTATGTTCCTGGATGCGCCTGCCGTCCCGAGGCGATCATCGACGGCGTGGTGCTGGCCATATCCAAATGGAAGGAGAAGGTGGCTGCCGAAGTGCCCATATCGGCATCGGAGGCAGGGCCGAAAGAGGAGCAGGAGACGGTCGAAGCTCCGGAGGCGAAGCCATGA